The following proteins are encoded in a genomic region of Arachis stenosperma cultivar V10309 chromosome 4, arast.V10309.gnm1.PFL2, whole genome shotgun sequence:
- the LOC130977144 gene encoding 11-oxo-beta-amyrin 30-oxidase-like, translated as MCVEILIVLSDPIPHKHTDTLMEKVMLSSSLTWFVTAVGLLVAVGGWKLLNWLLLRPKKLETLLREQGLHGNPYTLFANNNSSSNNTKPMTLSDDKDIAPRVYSQADHVIMKFGKNSFFWEGRTLKVNITNPEHIKEVLTNNRYFKKEKPNLMRLATLLGSGLPNYEDQQWHTHRKIINPAFHLEKLKVLTSTMVQCCDDVITKWEEMLSSEGKYDIDVWPSIQNLACDVISRTAFGSSYQEGKRIFELLTKQATLIVRLKYLHIPGWWLLPNSVNRSMIKIDREIQASIEAIVSKREKAMKDGEEVNKSDLLGILLESNSKEIKEDGMSNREIVEECNTFYLAGQETTADLMVWTVVMLSRYPEWQTRAREEVFQVFGNRKPDSDGLNRLKTVTMILNEVLRLYPPVLFFNRRVQKDIKMQNLSLPAGVKVTLPILLIHHDRELWGDDATEFKPERFSEGIAKATKGRLSYFPFGWGPRICIGQNFSLMEAKIFLTLLLQRFTFELSPAYAHAPFVFLTLKPMHGAQIILHKL; from the exons ATGTGCGTTGAAATATTGATTGTGCTCTCCGATCCAATCCCACACAAACACACAGACACACTAATGGAGAAGGTGATGCTTTCCTCTTCATTAACATGGTTTGTCACGGCGGTTGGACTACTGGTGGCGGTGGGGGGATGGAAGCTGCTGAACTGGCTCTTGCTGAGGCCTAAGAAGCTCGAGACCCTTCTCAGGGAGCAAGGCTTACATGGCAACCCCTACACGCTCTTCGCCAACAACAACTCCTCTTCTAATAACACGAAGCCAATGACTCTCTCTGATGACAAGGACATAGCTCCACGTGTCTATTCTCAAGCCGATCATGTTATCATGAAATTTG GGAAGAATTCATTCTTTTGGGAAGGTCGGACACTCAAGGTGAATATCACAAACCCTGAGCATATTAAAGAAGTTCTTACCAATAACCGTTACTTCAAGAAAGAGAAGCCTAATCTGATGCGTCTTGCCACGTTACTGGGATCTGGACTTCCAAACTATGAGGACCAACAATGGCACACACATCGAAAGATCATCAACCCTGCTTTCCATctcgaaaaattaaaa gttcTAACATCAACAATGGTCCAATGCTGCGATGATGTGATTACTAAATGGGAGGAGATGCTGTCTTCAGAGGGTAAATACGACATTGATGTATGGCCTTCCATCCAAAATTTGGCTTGCGATGTTATTTCCAGAACAGCCTTTGGAAGCAGTTAccaagaaggaaaaagaatttttgaactCCTTACCAAGCAAGCTACACTTATAGTGAGATTAAAATATCTTCACATCCCAGGATGGTG GTTGCTTCCTAATAGTGTTAACAGGAGTATGATTAAAATTGACAGAGAGATACAAGCATCAATCGAAGCTATCGTTAGCAAAAGAGAGAAAGCAATGAAGGATGGTGAGGAGGTTAACAAGAGTGACTTATTAGGGATACTTTTGGAATCAAACAgcaaagaaataaaagaagatgGAATGAGTAATCGAGAGATAGTGGAAGAATGCAACACATTTTACCTTGCAGGCCAAGAAACGACAGCTGATTTGATGGTATGGACAGTGGTGATGCTAAGTAGGTATCCGGAATGGCAAACGCGTGCGAGGGAGGAAGTATTCCAAGTCTTTGGCAACCGAAAGCCAGACAGTGATGGCCTGAATCGCCTTAAAACT GTGACAATGATCTTAAATGAGGTGTTAAGGCTATACCCGCCGGTCCTTTTTTTCAATCGAAGAGTCCAGAAAGATATAAAGATGCAAAATCTATCACTACCTGCCGGAGTTAAGGTTACATTACCAATACTTTTGATCCACCATGATCGTGAATTATGGGGTGATGATGCAACAGAGTTCAAACCAGAAAGATTTTCTGAAGGAATTGCTAAAGCGACTAAGGGTCGGCTCTCATATTTTCCTTTTGGATGGGGGCCTAGAATATGCATTGGCCAAAACTTCTCCTTAATGGAAGCAAAGATATTCTTGACATTGCTTTTACAACGCTTCACATTTGAGCTCTCCCCTGCATATGCACATGCTCCATTCGTTTTCCTTACTCTTAAACCAATGCATGGGGCCCAAATCATCTTACATAAATTGTAG